A DNA window from Rhizobium jaguaris contains the following coding sequences:
- a CDS encoding acyl-CoA dehydrogenase family protein encodes MNMSVALVEAGDAAAVRAARVAAIAGKYADAVDSEGRFPREAVDAMRAERLLSIQIPADLGGEGASTTEIAELCSILGQACAASAMVFAMHQIKLSSLVEHGAGSEWHREFMRRIAKEQLLLASATTEGGIGGNLRNSICAIKVEGDRCFLEKDATVISYGAHADAILITSRSHAEAASSDQVMTVFLKDQYTLERTIEWNTLGMRGTCSDGFLFKGEAPAVQILPKPFAEIAAQSMLASSHLLWSGVWYGIAADAVARAQAFVRAAARKSPGTQPPGALRLAEVSSLLQMVKSNVVAGLKIYEEAKVDADRLSSMAFAVAMNNVKIASSEMILPIINHAMLICGIMGYKNGTPYSLGRHLRDAHSAQLMISNDRILGNTSTMLLVHKQDTSLLG; translated from the coding sequence ATGAACATGTCGGTCGCTTTGGTTGAAGCCGGAGACGCAGCCGCGGTGCGTGCCGCCCGTGTCGCGGCAATCGCCGGCAAATATGCTGATGCAGTGGACTCCGAAGGCCGGTTCCCGCGCGAGGCTGTTGATGCGATGCGTGCCGAGAGGCTGCTGTCGATCCAGATTCCCGCCGATCTTGGCGGCGAGGGTGCGTCGACAACCGAAATAGCCGAGCTCTGCTCGATCCTTGGCCAGGCCTGTGCGGCGAGCGCCATGGTTTTCGCCATGCATCAGATCAAGCTATCGAGCCTGGTCGAGCACGGCGCCGGCAGCGAATGGCACCGCGAATTTATGCGCCGTATTGCCAAGGAACAGCTTCTGCTGGCCTCGGCGACGACGGAAGGCGGTATCGGCGGCAATCTCCGCAACAGCATTTGCGCCATCAAGGTGGAAGGCGACCGCTGCTTCCTGGAGAAGGACGCGACGGTCATTTCCTACGGCGCCCATGCCGACGCGATTCTCATCACCTCGCGCAGCCATGCCGAGGCGGCCTCTTCCGATCAGGTGATGACGGTCTTCCTGAAGGACCAATACACGCTGGAGCGCACCATCGAGTGGAACACGCTCGGCATGCGCGGTACCTGCTCCGACGGCTTCCTGTTCAAAGGCGAAGCGCCGGCGGTGCAGATCTTGCCGAAACCGTTCGCCGAGATTGCTGCGCAGTCGATGCTGGCAAGCTCGCATCTGCTCTGGAGCGGCGTCTGGTATGGCATCGCGGCCGATGCGGTGGCCCGCGCCCAGGCATTCGTGCGCGCCGCGGCCCGCAAGTCGCCCGGCACGCAGCCGCCCGGCGCGTTGCGGCTCGCGGAAGTTTCAAGCCTGTTGCAGATGGTCAAATCGAACGTCGTCGCCGGCCTGAAAATCTATGAAGAGGCCAAGGTCGATGCCGACCGACTCTCCTCGATGGCCTTCGCCGTCGCCATGAACAATGTCAAGATCGCATCGTCGGAGATGATCCTGCCGATCATCAACCACGCCATGCTGATCTGCGGCATCATGGGCTACAAGAATGGGACGCCCTACAGCCTCGGCCGTCACCTGCGCGACGCCCATTCCGCTCAACTGATGATCTCGAACGACCGCATTCTCGGCAATACGTCGACCATGCTGCTCGTCCACAAACAAGATACCAGCCTATTGGGATAA
- a CDS encoding acyl carrier protein: MNETIRDLLAKFGALPVTMDQIADDADLYAAGLSSFASVQLMLGIEEAFDIEFPDNLLNRKSFASIAAIEKTVGMILDGRKVA; encoded by the coding sequence ATGAATGAGACGATTCGCGATTTGCTGGCCAAGTTTGGTGCGCTCCCCGTCACGATGGATCAGATTGCCGATGATGCCGATCTCTATGCGGCGGGGCTGTCTTCCTTTGCGTCGGTGCAACTCATGCTCGGCATCGAAGAGGCTTTCGACATCGAGTTTCCCGACAATCTGCTGAACCGCAAATCTTTTGCCAGCATCGCCGCCATCGAAAAGACGGTCGGCATGATCCTGGATGGCCGAAAGGTTGCCTGA
- a CDS encoding lysine-2,3-aminomutase-like protein — protein sequence MNVMRPIRNVDDLEQAGLIDAGEALSLEAVSDRYAIALTPAMAKLIDRADPADPIARQFVPDLAELMITPEERADPIGDHAHSPVEGIVHRYPDRVLLKAVHVCPVYCRFCFRREMVGPQGLGTLDAAALDAAFAYIRDHREIWEVILTGGDPLVLSPRRLEEILRALADIEHVKIVRFHTRVPVVDPLKVDEALITALKASGKTAYVALHANHPRELTAEARDACARLINGGIVLISQSVLLKGVNDDPDVLAALMKAFVETRVKPYYLHHPDLAPGTSHFRLTIAEGREIVAALRGRISGLCQPTYVLDIPGGHGKADIGRNALRELGEGCYSISDYRGGAHVYPPER from the coding sequence ATGAATGTGATGCGTCCGATCAGAAATGTCGACGACCTCGAACAAGCCGGTCTGATCGACGCCGGTGAAGCTCTTTCGCTGGAGGCGGTGTCGGATCGTTATGCCATTGCGCTCACGCCTGCTATGGCAAAGCTGATCGACCGCGCCGATCCCGCCGATCCCATAGCCCGGCAATTCGTGCCGGACCTAGCCGAACTCATGATCACACCGGAAGAGCGAGCCGATCCGATCGGCGATCATGCCCATAGTCCCGTCGAAGGCATCGTTCATCGCTATCCCGATCGCGTGCTGCTGAAGGCGGTGCATGTCTGCCCGGTCTATTGCCGCTTCTGTTTCCGTCGCGAGATGGTCGGGCCGCAGGGGCTTGGGACGCTGGATGCAGCGGCACTCGATGCCGCCTTTGCCTATATCCGCGATCACCGGGAGATCTGGGAAGTCATCCTGACGGGCGGCGATCCGCTGGTGCTGTCGCCTCGCCGGCTGGAGGAGATACTAAGGGCGCTCGCCGATATCGAACATGTGAAGATCGTCCGGTTTCATACCCGTGTACCCGTCGTCGATCCGCTGAAGGTCGATGAAGCGCTGATTACGGCACTGAAGGCGAGCGGCAAGACGGCTTATGTGGCGCTGCATGCCAACCATCCGCGCGAGCTGACCGCCGAGGCGCGTGACGCTTGCGCCCGGCTCATCAATGGCGGCATCGTCCTGATCAGCCAGTCCGTGCTGCTGAAGGGCGTCAACGACGATCCCGATGTGCTGGCAGCGCTGATGAAGGCTTTCGTCGAGACGCGGGTCAAGCCCTATTACCTGCATCACCCCGATCTTGCCCCCGGCACCAGCCATTTTCGCCTGACGATAGCGGAGGGACGGGAGATCGTCGCGGCATTGCGCGGCCGCATTTCCGGCCTCTGCCAGCCCACCTACGTCCTCGATATTCCGGGGGGCCATGGCAAGGCGGACATCGGCAGAAACGCCCTCCGCGAGCTCGGCGAAGGCTGCTATTCCATCTCGGATTATCGCGGCGGCGCACATGTCTATCCGCCCGAGAGATAG
- the epmA gene encoding EF-P lysine aminoacylase EpmA, translating into MEPTSSKASPWWTRTVHADRRPFLIGRNAIQAALRQFFIRNDFIEVDTPTLQVSPGNEAHLHAFATEALTTDGQKAPFYLHTSPEFACKKLLAAGEERIACFAHVYRNRERGPLHHPEFTMLEWYRAGETYEALMADCAALLALAAKTVGAKKLSYRGAETDPFLAPERISVGAAFERYAGIDLFGSIGLDGSTDREHLAGEMRRIGMRVAKDDHWPDLFSRVLVEKVEPYLGFGRVTILDEYPVSEAALARPSARDHRVAERFELYACGVELANAFGELTNADEQRRRFKIEMAEKERIYGETYPLDEEFLEALAVMPEASGIALGFDRLVMLATGASRIEQVLWAPVSEFGS; encoded by the coding sequence ATGGAGCCAACAAGCAGCAAAGCGTCCCCCTGGTGGACCCGCACCGTCCACGCGGACCGGCGGCCGTTCCTCATTGGCCGCAATGCCATCCAGGCGGCGCTCCGTCAGTTCTTCATCCGCAATGATTTCATCGAAGTCGACACGCCGACGCTGCAGGTGTCGCCGGGCAATGAGGCGCATCTTCATGCCTTCGCGACCGAGGCGCTGACGACGGATGGCCAGAAGGCGCCTTTTTATCTCCACACCTCGCCGGAGTTTGCCTGCAAGAAGCTGCTGGCTGCCGGCGAGGAGCGAATCGCCTGTTTCGCCCATGTTTATCGCAACCGCGAGCGGGGGCCGCTGCACCATCCGGAATTCACCATGCTGGAATGGTATCGCGCGGGGGAAACCTACGAGGCACTGATGGCCGATTGTGCCGCGCTGCTGGCGCTGGCGGCAAAGACGGTAGGGGCAAAGAAACTCAGCTATCGCGGTGCCGAAACCGATCCGTTCCTTGCGCCAGAGCGCATCAGCGTCGGTGCCGCCTTCGAACGTTATGCCGGGATCGATCTGTTCGGGTCGATCGGCCTCGACGGATCGACGGATCGCGAGCATCTGGCAGGCGAGATGCGGCGCATCGGCATGCGCGTTGCAAAGGACGATCACTGGCCCGATCTTTTCAGCCGCGTGCTGGTCGAGAAGGTCGAGCCCTATCTCGGCTTCGGCCGGGTGACGATCCTCGACGAATATCCGGTTTCGGAAGCCGCCCTTGCCCGGCCTTCGGCGCGCGATCATCGTGTCGCCGAGCGTTTCGAGCTCTATGCTTGCGGCGTGGAGCTCGCCAATGCTTTCGGCGAACTCACCAATGCCGACGAACAGCGGCGGCGATTCAAGATCGAGATGGCCGAAAAAGAGCGCATCTATGGCGAGACCTATCCGCTGGACGAGGAATTTCTTGAAGCTCTTGCCGTCATGCCGGAAGCAAGCGGCATAGCGCTCGGCTTCGACCGGCTGGTGATGCTGGCGACCGGCGCATCGCGGATCGAACAGGTGCTCTGGGCGCCGGTTTCGGAGTTTGGTTCATGA